A single Rhodoligotrophos defluvii DNA region contains:
- a CDS encoding vWA domain-containing protein produces MFVNFFTSLKAAGVPVSLREYLTLMEALDAGCTEYRVEDFYYLSRSTLVKDERNFDRFDKVFGHVFKGIDFIPEDAIAHIPEEWLTKLNEKYLTDEEKALIESLGGWDKIMEELKKRLEEQKGRHQGGSKWIGTAGTSPFGAYGYNPEGVRIGQDGNRNNRAIKVWDKREFRDLDDTVELGTRNIKIALRRLRKFARTGAAEELNLDGTIHATARKGYLDLNFVPERHNAVKVLIFFDVGGSMDPHVALCEELFSAVRTEFKHLEYFYFHNCLYETVWKDNRRRHVERIATWDVLNTYPADYKVIFVGDASMSPYEVTHPGGSVEHMNPEAGAVWLQRVLDIYPKAVWLNPTNENYWGYTPSISLIQRLFGERMYPLTLEGLDEAMRELSR; encoded by the coding sequence ATGTTCGTGAATTTCTTCACCAGCCTCAAGGCCGCCGGCGTGCCGGTCTCGCTTCGCGAATATCTGACGCTGATGGAAGCGTTGGATGCGGGCTGCACTGAATATCGCGTGGAGGATTTCTACTATCTCTCCCGCAGCACCCTGGTGAAGGACGAGCGCAACTTCGACCGCTTCGACAAGGTGTTTGGCCATGTCTTCAAGGGCATCGACTTCATCCCCGAGGATGCGATCGCCCATATTCCCGAGGAATGGCTGACCAAGCTCAACGAGAAATACCTCACCGACGAGGAGAAGGCGCTGATCGAAAGCCTCGGCGGCTGGGACAAGATCATGGAGGAGCTGAAGAAGCGGCTCGAGGAGCAGAAGGGCCGGCACCAGGGCGGCAGCAAATGGATCGGCACCGCCGGCACCTCTCCCTTCGGCGCCTATGGCTACAACCCGGAAGGGGTGCGCATCGGGCAGGATGGAAACCGCAATAACCGCGCCATCAAGGTATGGGACAAGCGCGAGTTCCGCGACCTCGACGACACGGTCGAGCTCGGCACCCGCAACATCAAGATCGCCCTGAGGCGCCTGCGCAAATTCGCCCGCACCGGGGCGGCGGAGGAGCTCAATCTCGACGGCACCATCCACGCGACGGCCCGCAAGGGCTATCTCGACCTGAATTTCGTGCCCGAGCGCCACAATGCGGTGAAGGTGCTGATCTTCTTCGACGTGGGCGGTTCCATGGACCCCCATGTCGCGCTCTGCGAGGAGCTGTTCTCGGCAGTGCGCACCGAGTTCAAGCATCTCGAATATTTCTACTTCCACAATTGCCTCTACGAGACCGTGTGGAAGGATAATCGCCGCCGCCATGTGGAGCGCATCGCCACCTGGGACGTGCTCAACACCTATCCCGCCGACTACAAGGTGATCTTCGTCGGCGATGCCTCCATGAGCCCCTATGAGGTCACCCATCCCGGCGGCTCGGTCGAGCACATGAACCCGGAAGCCGGCGCGGTGTGGCTGCAGCGGGTGCTCGACATCTACCCCAAGGCGGTCTGGCTCAATCCGACGAACGAGAACTACTGGGGCTATACGCCATCCATCAGCCTCATCCAGCGCCTGTTCGGCGAGCGTATGTACCCGCTGACCTTGGAAGGGCTGGACGAAGCCATGCGCGAGCTCTCGCGCTGA
- a CDS encoding NADH:flavin oxidoreductase: MATTLVRSNDPLLQPYQLKHLTLKNRIISTAHEPNYHDGNGMPGERYRLYHVEKAKGGIAMTMTAGSASVARDSPPAFGNLLAYRDEIVPHLRRLADDCHEHGCAVMIQLTHLGRRTGWNKADWLPVLAPSPVREPAHRAFPKTIEDWDIERIIADYAGAAQRMQAAGLDGIEFEAYGHLLDQFWSPATNKRHDDYGGSIDNRLRFTYRVLDAVREAVGPDFIVGLRLVVDEDWRQGLTREEGLEIARRLIGTGQIDFLNVIRGHIDSDPALTKVIPVHGMRAAPHLDFAGEVKAATKFPVFHAARISDVATARHAVASGKLDLVGMTRAHIADPHIVRKIEQGREHEIRPCVGATYCLDRIYEAGEALCIHNAATGREATMPHVIPPAEKRGLKAVVVGAGPAGLEAARVLAERGHAVTLFEAADKPGGQIRLIAQLARRKEFIGIVDWRMARLEALGIAMRFNHLADTVDVLAQDPDLVIVATGGLPQHPPIEQGGDLAVSTWDILSGDVKPAEEVLLYDDNGAHPGLTAAQFLVEQGASLELVTPERMFFPDVGGMNLVPYLAALQRHGARLTIGTTVRAIRREGNKLAVALASDYAEQDIGERLVDQVVVEHGTLPLDELYFTLKDRSVNRGAVDYDALISGHPQAIRSNPQGSFQLFRIGDAVASRNIHAAIYDALRLCKDL, from the coding sequence ATGGCAACGACGCTCGTCCGCTCGAATGACCCGCTCCTACAACCGTACCAGCTCAAGCACCTCACCCTCAAAAACCGCATCATCTCCACCGCCCACGAACCCAATTACCACGATGGTAACGGCATGCCGGGCGAGCGCTACCGGCTTTATCACGTGGAGAAGGCCAAGGGCGGCATCGCCATGACCATGACCGCGGGCTCGGCCTCCGTCGCCCGCGACAGCCCGCCCGCCTTCGGCAACCTGCTCGCCTACAGGGACGAGATCGTGCCCCATCTGCGCCGGCTCGCCGATGATTGTCACGAGCATGGCTGCGCGGTGATGATCCAGCTCACCCATCTCGGCCGCCGCACCGGCTGGAACAAGGCGGACTGGCTGCCGGTGCTCGCCCCCTCCCCCGTGCGCGAGCCGGCGCACCGGGCCTTCCCCAAGACCATCGAGGACTGGGACATCGAACGGATCATCGCCGATTACGCCGGCGCCGCCCAGCGCATGCAGGCCGCTGGCCTGGATGGCATCGAGTTCGAGGCCTATGGCCATCTGCTCGACCAGTTCTGGTCGCCCGCCACCAACAAGCGCCATGACGATTATGGCGGCAGCATCGACAACCGCCTGCGTTTCACCTACCGGGTGCTGGATGCCGTGCGCGAGGCGGTCGGGCCCGATTTCATTGTCGGCTTGAGGCTGGTTGTCGACGAGGACTGGCGCCAAGGCCTCACCCGCGAGGAGGGGCTGGAGATTGCCCGCCGTCTGATCGGCACCGGCCAGATCGATTTCCTCAACGTGATCCGCGGCCATATCGACAGCGACCCCGCCCTGACCAAGGTCATCCCCGTACATGGCATGCGCGCGGCGCCCCATCTCGATTTTGCCGGCGAGGTGAAAGCAGCAACCAAGTTCCCAGTCTTCCATGCCGCCCGCATCAGCGACGTGGCCACGGCCAGGCACGCCGTGGCCTCGGGCAAGCTCGACCTGGTCGGAATGACTCGCGCCCATATCGCCGATCCGCACATCGTGCGGAAGATCGAGCAGGGCCGCGAGCACGAGATCCGTCCATGCGTCGGCGCGACCTACTGCCTGGACCGCATCTACGAGGCCGGCGAAGCGCTGTGCATTCACAATGCCGCCACGGGCCGCGAGGCCACCATGCCTCACGTCATTCCGCCAGCCGAAAAACGCGGGCTGAAGGCGGTGGTGGTGGGCGCAGGTCCTGCCGGCCTGGAGGCAGCGCGCGTGCTGGCCGAGCGCGGCCATGCCGTCACTCTGTTCGAGGCGGCCGACAAGCCGGGCGGGCAGATCCGGCTCATCGCCCAGCTGGCCCGCCGCAAGGAATTCATCGGCATCGTCGACTGGCGCATGGCTCGCCTGGAGGCGCTTGGGATCGCCATGCGCTTCAACCACTTGGCCGATACTGTCGATGTTCTGGCGCAAGACCCCGACCTCGTGATCGTCGCAACTGGCGGCTTGCCCCAGCACCCGCCGATCGAACAAGGCGGCGACCTGGCGGTGTCCACCTGGGACATCCTGTCAGGCGACGTGAAACCGGCCGAAGAGGTGCTGCTTTACGACGACAACGGCGCCCATCCCGGGCTCACCGCCGCCCAGTTCCTGGTCGAGCAGGGCGCATCCCTCGAGCTGGTGACGCCGGAGCGCATGTTCTTCCCCGATGTGGGCGGCATGAATCTCGTGCCTTATCTCGCCGCGCTGCAGCGGCACGGCGCGCGGCTGACCATTGGCACCACCGTCCGCGCGATCCGCCGCGAGGGCAACAAGCTCGCCGTGGCCCTCGCCAGCGACTATGCCGAGCAGGACATTGGCGAGCGGCTGGTCGACCAGGTGGTCGTGGAGCATGGAACCCTGCCCCTCGACGAGCTCTACTTCACCCTCAAGGACCGCTCCGTGAACCGCGGTGCGGTGGATTACGATGCGCTGATCTCCGGTCACCCGCAGGCGATCCGCAGCAATCCACAGGGATCCTTTCAGCTGTTCCGCATCGGCGATGCGGTCGCCTCCCGCAATATTCACGCCGCCATCTATGATGCGCTCAGGCTGTGCAAGGATCTATGA
- a CDS encoding DUF2336 domain-containing protein: protein MSKKSAIGLDLDFLTRVAEDPSPYQRMKLATELAAFVCNHANTKAERDAVLPIVLKLANDEAITVRRAIAQELELAPSVPPDIAFAIAADEDEIALPFLSSCPGLSDGTLVAVARIGDDARLCAIARRQNLPRHALAVLIKFGSAKVCRELLKNDKVTIPVEGYRTIMARFASVTSVCEAMRRRQDLPVEIRIKLAQINNDRVKVVLARQGWVDDSRLDELVSEAEDHTFLQIAHGLDAADLEAMVRYLSANRLLTGSLVCRAICHGEIDFVIEALTQLAGMPRRHVANVLATGNAAGLAIICEQAQLPDPCRELLQLALECGISGDGDGNAFAHELVEAAVRRGKGRMSEDLAAILALIGNFGPEEIKPITERLISSPPRAA from the coding sequence ATGTCGAAAAAGAGTGCCATCGGTTTGGACCTCGATTTCTTGACACGCGTGGCGGAAGATCCATCGCCCTATCAGCGGATGAAGCTTGCGACCGAGCTTGCGGCCTTCGTCTGCAATCACGCCAACACCAAGGCGGAACGCGATGCCGTGCTGCCCATTGTGCTGAAGCTCGCCAATGACGAAGCCATTACGGTTCGCCGCGCCATTGCCCAGGAGCTGGAACTTGCGCCCAGCGTGCCTCCGGATATCGCTTTTGCGATTGCAGCGGACGAGGACGAGATCGCACTGCCTTTCCTGTCGTCCTGCCCGGGACTGAGCGACGGCACGCTGGTGGCCGTCGCCCGGATTGGCGATGACGCGCGCCTGTGCGCGATTGCGCGCCGCCAGAACTTGCCGCGCCATGCGCTTGCCGTGCTTATCAAGTTCGGCTCGGCCAAGGTCTGCCGGGAGCTTCTGAAGAACGACAAGGTCACTATTCCGGTGGAGGGCTACCGCACGATCATGGCGCGCTTTGCCTCGGTGACCTCCGTGTGCGAAGCGATGCGGCGGCGTCAGGACCTGCCGGTGGAGATCCGCATTAAGCTCGCTCAGATCAACAACGACCGGGTCAAGGTGGTGCTGGCGCGGCAGGGCTGGGTCGACGACAGCCGTTTGGACGAGCTCGTGTCGGAAGCGGAAGACCACACCTTCCTGCAGATCGCCCATGGGCTCGATGCGGCCGATCTGGAGGCGATGGTGCGCTATCTCTCTGCCAACCGGCTGTTGACGGGGTCGCTGGTGTGCCGCGCGATCTGCCATGGCGAGATTGATTTTGTCATCGAAGCACTCACCCAGCTGGCCGGCATGCCGCGCCGGCACGTGGCCAATGTGCTGGCCACGGGCAATGCCGCCGGGCTTGCAATCATATGCGAGCAGGCGCAGCTGCCCGATCCTTGCCGCGAGCTGCTGCAGCTGGCACTGGAATGCGGCATCAGCGGCGATGGGGACGGCAACGCCTTCGCCCACGAACTGGTCGAGGCGGCGGTGCGGCGCGGCAAAGGGCGCATGAGCGAGGATCTCGCCGCCATTCTCGCGCTGATCGGCAATTTCGGGCCCGAGGAGATCAAGCCGATTACCGAGCGGCTCATCTCTTCTCCGCCACGGGCGGCGTAG
- a CDS encoding MFS transporter, which translates to MFLDGVRSVWALLLGVALLSLGNGLQGTLLGVRASIEHFGPAVTGVVMSAYSVGLLIGSFFTPRLISYVGHIRVFAAFASISSTAVLMFPVLVEPLSWFITRAAVGFCVSGLFIVAESWLNAVSNNRNRGQILSVYMIVSYSCIGLGQFLLNIASPSGFVLFVVVSALVSIAMVPMTLVRISAPDILRPRGVGIAELYRRSPLGVVCAFANGLGQGAFFSMGAVYGTLSGLTVAQVSILMALPPLAVILSQFPIGYISDRRDRRTVLTVLAFAAAALAIACFPAARVGADLLIVIFCLFGALALPLYSVALSHANDNLDPDQILGASGKLVLVYGVGAITGPLVAGQVMGTFGPQAFPGYLAAVYAGIGAFALYRMSRRAAPPPKSEFVLVNPRGEPLTRGSMAAQTQEGA; encoded by the coding sequence ATGTTTCTGGACGGTGTACGCTCCGTTTGGGCGCTCCTTCTCGGGGTGGCGCTGCTCTCGCTCGGCAATGGCTTGCAGGGCACGCTGCTCGGCGTGAGGGCTTCGATCGAGCATTTCGGCCCGGCGGTGACGGGCGTGGTGATGTCCGCTTATTCCGTGGGGCTGCTGATCGGCTCTTTCTTCACCCCACGGCTGATTTCCTATGTGGGGCACATCAGGGTCTTTGCGGCCTTTGCGTCCATCTCCTCGACGGCCGTGCTCATGTTCCCGGTGCTGGTGGAGCCGCTTTCATGGTTCATTACGCGGGCCGCGGTCGGCTTTTGTGTGTCCGGCCTGTTCATCGTGGCGGAGAGCTGGCTCAACGCGGTTTCCAACAACCGGAACCGCGGCCAGATCCTTTCGGTCTATATGATCGTGAGCTATTCCTGCATCGGGCTTGGCCAGTTTCTGCTGAATATCGCGAGCCCCAGCGGTTTCGTGCTGTTCGTGGTGGTCTCGGCGCTCGTCTCGATCGCCATGGTGCCGATGACCCTGGTGCGAATCTCCGCGCCCGACATTCTGCGCCCGCGCGGCGTCGGCATTGCCGAGCTCTATCGCCGGTCGCCGCTCGGAGTGGTCTGCGCCTTCGCCAACGGGCTCGGCCAGGGAGCTTTCTTCAGCATGGGCGCGGTTTATGGGACGCTGTCGGGCCTCACCGTGGCGCAGGTCTCCATTCTGATGGCGCTGCCGCCGCTGGCCGTGATCCTCTCCCAGTTTCCCATCGGCTATATTTCCGACCGCAGGGATCGGCGGACGGTGCTCACGGTGCTGGCCTTCGCCGCGGCTGCGCTCGCCATCGCCTGCTTTCCCGCGGCGCGTGTCGGCGCCGACCTGCTGATCGTGATCTTTTGCCTGTTCGGAGCGCTGGCCCTGCCTCTCTACTCGGTGGCCTTGTCTCACGCCAACGACAATCTCGATCCCGATCAGATCCTCGGGGCAAGCGGCAAGCTGGTGCTGGTCTATGGGGTGGGGGCCATTACAGGACCGCTGGTGGCGGGCCAGGTGATGGGCACGTTCGGGCCGCAAGCCTTTCCAGGGTATCTGGCGGCGGTCTACGCGGGCATCGGCGCCTTTGCCCTCTATCGCATGTCGCGCCGCGCCGCGCCGCCGCCCAAGAGCGAATTCGTCCTCGTCAACCCGCGGGGTGAGCCGCTCACGCGCGGCAGCATGGCGGCTCAAACTCAGGAGGGCGCATGA